In Agromyces archimandritae, one genomic interval encodes:
- a CDS encoding amino acid ABC transporter ATP-binding protein — MHSPEPVSSTRTAAASSTTPIVELAGVNKYFGDHHVLTDIDLSVAPGEVVVVIGPSGSGKSTLCRTINRLETIDSGTLTIEGSPLPDEGKELARLRADVGMVFQSFNLFAHRTVLDNVALGPRKVRGLGRKQAEERARELLERVGVADQAHKLPAQLSGGQQQRVAIARSLAMQPKLMLFDEPTSALDPEMINEVLDVMSDLAADGMTMIVVTHEMGFARRVADRVVFMADGRIVEEKAPADFFDAPETDRAKDFLSKVLAH; from the coding sequence ATGCACTCCCCCGAACCGGTGTCATCCACCCGAACGGCCGCCGCTTCGAGCACGACCCCGATCGTCGAACTCGCCGGCGTCAACAAGTACTTCGGCGACCACCACGTCCTCACCGATATCGACCTCTCGGTCGCCCCCGGCGAGGTCGTCGTCGTCATCGGTCCGTCGGGGTCGGGCAAGTCGACGCTGTGCCGCACCATCAACCGACTCGAGACGATCGACTCCGGCACCCTCACCATCGAGGGATCGCCCCTGCCCGACGAGGGCAAGGAACTCGCCCGGCTCCGCGCCGACGTCGGCATGGTCTTCCAATCCTTCAACCTCTTCGCCCACCGCACCGTGCTCGACAACGTCGCCCTCGGCCCCCGCAAGGTGCGCGGTCTCGGCCGCAAGCAGGCCGAGGAACGCGCCCGCGAGCTCCTCGAGCGCGTCGGCGTCGCCGACCAGGCCCATAAGCTGCCCGCCCAGCTCTCCGGCGGCCAGCAGCAGCGCGTCGCGATCGCCCGATCCCTCGCGATGCAGCCGAAGCTGATGCTCTTCGACGAGCCGACCTCGGCGCTCGACCCCGAGATGATCAACGAGGTCCTCGACGTCATGTCCGACCTCGCCGCCGACGGCATGACGATGATCGTCGTCACCCACGAGATGGGCTTCGCCAGACGCGTCGCCGACCGGGTCGTGTTCATGGCCGACGGGCGCATCGTCGAGGAGAAGGCCCCGGCGGACTTCTTCGACGCCCCGGAGACCGACCGGGCCAAAGACTTCCTCTCCAAAGTCCTCGCGCACTGA
- a CDS encoding amino acid ABC transporter permease yields the protein MDQPDSGIWDVMLQYDYFGAFWVSIQLTFWAAVFSFVLGTVLAIMRVSPVGSLRRAATMYVNTVRNLPLTLVILACSLGLWGQLGVVLASEESSDFISTNSFRLAVLGLTLYTSCFVCESLRSGINTVPVGQSEAARSIGLGFGQVMGLVILPQAIRGAITPLGNTLVALAKNTTVAQAAGVVQASSFMITAIDQNGNMIFPIFVVVAIGWVAVVLPIGLITTSLSRRFGVSR from the coding sequence ATGGACCAGCCTGATTCCGGCATCTGGGACGTGATGCTGCAGTACGACTACTTCGGGGCGTTCTGGGTCAGCATCCAGTTGACGTTCTGGGCGGCGGTGTTCTCGTTCGTGCTGGGCACCGTGCTGGCCATCATGCGGGTCTCGCCGGTCGGCAGCCTCCGCCGGGCGGCGACGATGTACGTCAACACCGTCCGCAACCTGCCGCTCACCCTCGTCATCCTCGCGTGCTCGCTCGGCCTGTGGGGGCAGCTCGGCGTCGTGCTCGCCTCCGAGGAGTCGAGCGATTTCATCTCCACCAACAGCTTCCGTCTCGCCGTGCTCGGCCTGACGCTCTACACCTCGTGCTTCGTGTGCGAGTCGCTGCGTTCGGGCATCAACACCGTTCCGGTCGGCCAGTCCGAGGCGGCCCGATCCATCGGCCTCGGCTTCGGCCAGGTCATGGGCCTCGTCATCCTGCCGCAGGCCATCCGCGGCGCGATCACGCCCCTCGGCAACACCCTCGTCGCCCTCGCGAAGAACACGACCGTGGCGCAGGCCGCCGGCGTCGTGCAGGCCTCGTCGTTCATGATCACGGCGATCGATCAGAACGGCAACATGATCTTCCCGATCTTCGTCGTCGTCGCGATCGGCTGGGTCGCCGTCGTCCTGCCGATCGGCCTCATCACGACATCCCTCTCCCGACGATTCGGAGTCAGCCGATGA
- a CDS encoding MerR family transcriptional regulator, which translates to MRIGELAKRSGVSVRSLRYYEEQRLLHPTRMPSGYRVYEDTDVVHVQRIQALLTAGLSTRKLERILPCMRQHDAGLALSCGDLYDELITERAELLARIDALRASVTALDAVIEASPRPVSV; encoded by the coding sequence ATGCGGATCGGTGAGCTGGCGAAGCGCTCGGGTGTGAGTGTGCGGTCGCTGCGCTACTACGAGGAGCAGCGCCTCCTGCACCCGACGAGGATGCCCAGCGGCTATCGGGTCTACGAAGACACGGATGTGGTGCACGTGCAGCGCATCCAGGCGTTGCTTACGGCGGGCTTGAGCACCCGCAAGCTCGAACGCATCCTGCCGTGCATGCGCCAGCACGACGCAGGCCTCGCCCTGTCTTGCGGTGACCTCTACGACGAACTCATCACCGAGCGCGCGGAACTGTTGGCGCGAATCGACGCGCTGCGCGCATCGGTGACCGCCCTGGACGCGGTGATCGAGGCCAGCCCGCGACCTGTCTCGGTGTAG
- a CDS encoding MarR family winged helix-turn-helix transcriptional regulator, whose amino-acid sequence MSMNRPGSAAPWLREDEERAWRAFRRMMIAVQSGTVRDLGETGLSAPDYEVLSTLVERRETTSTLHAQATKMGWSRSRLSRHASRMEERGLIRRAPDPDDGRGCLLILTGLGRDALREATPVHLTSVRSRFADRLDERDLEDLIRIAEKLAGGSGHA is encoded by the coding sequence ATGTCAATGAACCGACCGGGCTCGGCCGCCCCCTGGCTGCGCGAGGACGAGGAGCGCGCCTGGCGCGCCTTCCGCCGCATGATGATCGCCGTGCAGTCCGGCACGGTTCGGGATCTCGGCGAGACCGGCCTCTCGGCGCCGGACTACGAGGTCCTCAGCACCCTGGTCGAGCGCCGCGAGACCACGAGCACCCTGCACGCCCAGGCGACGAAGATGGGCTGGTCGAGAAGCCGGCTCTCCCGACATGCGAGTCGGATGGAGGAGCGGGGCCTGATCCGACGCGCCCCCGACCCGGACGACGGGCGCGGGTGCCTCCTGATCCTCACCGGCCTCGGCCGTGACGCCCTGCGCGAGGCGACGCCGGTGCATCTGACCTCCGTGCGCAGCCGCTTCGCCGACCGCCTCGACGAACGCGACCTCGAAGACCTGATCCGCATCGCGGAGAAACTCGCCGGCGGATCGGGTCACGCCTGA
- a CDS encoding amino acid ABC transporter permease, whose amino-acid sequence MSDTHLLFDAPGRRTRRRVAVLNVFGTLIVLGILVWVLLALGEKGQLAPSKWEPFLQPSAWLDNLLPGALRTLEAAGIAMVASIVFGLVFGMGRLSQQRIVRAVSTAIVEFCRAVPVLIMMIFLWYLLSFNQIVDGEQSPFVAVVIGLTLYNGSVIAELVRSGVHTLPKGQGEAGLSIGLTPGQTLRNIQLPQALLAMTPSVVAQMVVVLKDTALGYLVTYPELLRQARLLGSSNGNLLPALIVAGLMFLVINLALGWLAERLSRTLSQRTSAPVKTGAPVDEEAAPVR is encoded by the coding sequence ATGAGCGACACCCACCTCCTCTTCGACGCGCCCGGCCGCCGCACGCGCCGCCGGGTCGCCGTCCTGAACGTCTTCGGCACGCTCATCGTGCTCGGCATCCTCGTCTGGGTGCTGCTCGCCCTCGGCGAGAAGGGGCAGCTGGCCCCGAGCAAGTGGGAGCCGTTCCTGCAGCCCTCCGCGTGGCTCGACAACCTGCTGCCGGGTGCGCTTCGCACCCTCGAGGCGGCGGGGATCGCAATGGTCGCCTCGATCGTGTTCGGCCTCGTCTTCGGCATGGGCCGCCTCTCGCAGCAGCGGATCGTGCGTGCCGTCTCGACGGCGATCGTCGAGTTCTGCCGGGCCGTGCCGGTGCTGATCATGATGATCTTCCTGTGGTACCTGCTGTCGTTCAACCAGATCGTCGACGGCGAGCAGTCGCCGTTCGTGGCGGTCGTCATCGGCCTCACCCTCTACAACGGATCGGTCATCGCCGAGCTCGTGCGCTCCGGCGTGCACACGCTGCCGAAGGGGCAGGGCGAGGCGGGCCTGTCGATCGGTCTCACGCCCGGGCAGACGCTCCGCAACATCCAGCTGCCGCAGGCGCTGCTCGCGATGACCCCCTCGGTCGTCGCGCAGATGGTCGTCGTGCTGAAGGACACCGCGCTCGGCTACCTCGTCACCTACCCCGAACTCCTGCGGCAGGCGCGTCTGCTGGGCTCCTCGAACGGCAACCTGCTGCCGGCGCTCATCGTCGCCGGTCTCATGTTCCTCGTGATCAACCTCGCGCTGGGGTGGCTCGCCGAGCGGCTCTCGCGCACGCTCAGCCAGCGCACCTCCGCCCCGGTCAAGACGGGTGCGCCCGTCGACGAGGAGGCCGCGCCCGTTCGCTGA
- a CDS encoding MFS transporter, whose protein sequence is MPASTPVSRPAGVPHLLSFAFILGAFALGTSENVIVGIVPRLSEAFEVSVSSIGLLVTAYAGTAVIAGPVLSLLTARIPLRVLTLSALVVYAAGTVLAVFAPSFPALLIARIVTGALHTSVLVSFMLTAIRLAPDGQRDRTVGRITLGLGIATVIGVPIGNALAEAWNWQWAFAFIAALVVATSAIMLVVFPDDRAPRGEAGWRSLRVLARGSVLGGVAMSALTGLGAMTLLAFALPFLTGTGIRENAVAALLLVYGAACLAGNVIGGRLADHRLARALLVTLTATGIALLIAGLLAGSRLGAVIGLALVGLTYFATFPPLNTWIATHAAGIAPDLALAVNSSAFNIGIAAAGSLGGFALSAGLAAARLPCLGVGAVAAALAVACLTVRQKGPKDAPP, encoded by the coding sequence ATGCCCGCATCGACCCCTGTCTCCCGCCCGGCCGGAGTACCGCACCTGCTCTCATTCGCGTTCATCCTCGGCGCATTCGCGCTGGGCACCTCCGAGAACGTCATCGTGGGGATCGTGCCCCGCCTGTCCGAAGCATTCGAGGTGTCAGTATCGAGTATCGGTCTGCTCGTGACCGCCTACGCGGGAACCGCAGTGATCGCCGGCCCCGTTCTCTCGCTCCTGACCGCTCGTATACCGCTGCGCGTGCTCACGCTGTCCGCGCTCGTGGTCTATGCGGCGGGCACGGTGCTCGCGGTCTTCGCGCCGTCGTTTCCGGCGCTGCTGATCGCGCGGATCGTCACGGGCGCGCTGCACACCTCCGTGCTCGTGTCGTTCATGCTCACGGCGATCCGTCTCGCCCCCGACGGTCAGCGAGATCGCACGGTCGGGCGGATCACGCTCGGCCTCGGTATCGCGACCGTGATCGGCGTGCCCATCGGCAATGCCCTGGCCGAAGCCTGGAACTGGCAGTGGGCATTCGCGTTCATCGCCGCCCTGGTCGTCGCGACCTCGGCGATCATGCTGGTCGTCTTCCCCGACGATCGTGCCCCGCGCGGTGAGGCGGGCTGGCGCTCTCTGCGGGTGCTGGCACGTGGCAGCGTGCTCGGTGGCGTCGCGATGAGCGCGCTTACCGGACTCGGCGCGATGACGCTCCTCGCGTTCGCGCTGCCTTTCCTTACCGGTACCGGTATCAGAGAAAACGCGGTCGCCGCGCTGCTCCTGGTCTACGGGGCCGCGTGCCTGGCCGGGAACGTCATCGGCGGCAGACTCGCCGACCACAGACTCGCGCGGGCACTCCTCGTCACCCTCACCGCCACTGGAATCGCCCTGCTCATCGCGGGCCTGCTGGCCGGAAGCCGCCTCGGAGCGGTGATCGGACTGGCGCTCGTCGGCCTGACCTACTTCGCAACCTTCCCGCCACTGAACACCTGGATCGCCACGCACGCGGCAGGCATCGCCCCTGACCTTGCGCTCGCGGTCAACAGCTCGGCGTTCAACATCGGCATCGCCGCAGCCGGTTCCCTCGGCGGTTTCGCCCTGAGCGCGGGCCTCGCGGCCGCCCGGCTTCCCTGTCTCGGGGTCGGAGCTGTTGCGGCGGCGCTCGCTGTGGCCTGCCTCACCGTTCGACAGAAAGGGCCTAAAGATGCGCCGCCCTGA
- a CDS encoding glutamate ABC transporter substrate-binding protein: MHTKRIGVAAVAVAGLIALTGCSGGGSSADEAKDDAKTLTVGIKFDQPGMGLKQGSEFTGFDADMAREIAERMGYEVEFTESVSAQRETLIQNGTVDMILATYTINEKRDEVIDFAGPFFVAGQDVLVPADADDIKGPEDLNGKTLCAVEGSNSTERLRDEYAKEAQLYPAQTYSECIELLAAGTVDAVSTDDVILAGYAAQDEYAGQFKIVGKPFSEEPYGVGIKQDSELCEPINEAIEEILSDGTWEKLVAKNLGDSYTPNAELNPPSPRGCDKNL; encoded by the coding sequence ATGCACACGAAGCGAATCGGCGTGGCGGCGGTCGCCGTCGCCGGCCTCATCGCACTGACCGGCTGCAGCGGCGGCGGATCCAGTGCCGACGAGGCGAAGGACGACGCGAAGACCCTCACGGTCGGCATCAAGTTCGACCAGCCCGGCATGGGCCTGAAGCAGGGCTCGGAGTTCACCGGGTTCGACGCCGACATGGCACGCGAGATCGCCGAGCGCATGGGCTACGAGGTCGAGTTCACCGAGTCGGTCTCGGCGCAGCGCGAGACGCTCATCCAGAACGGCACGGTCGATATGATCCTCGCGACCTACACGATCAACGAGAAGCGCGACGAGGTCATCGACTTCGCCGGGCCGTTCTTCGTCGCCGGTCAGGATGTGCTCGTCCCCGCCGACGCTGACGACATCAAGGGCCCGGAGGACCTGAACGGCAAGACGCTCTGCGCCGTCGAGGGATCCAACTCCACCGAGCGCCTGCGCGACGAGTACGCCAAGGAAGCCCAGCTCTACCCGGCGCAGACCTACTCGGAGTGCATCGAGCTGCTCGCCGCCGGCACCGTCGACGCCGTCAGCACCGACGACGTCATCCTCGCCGGCTATGCCGCGCAGGACGAGTACGCGGGCCAGTTCAAGATCGTCGGCAAGCCCTTCTCCGAAGAGCCCTACGGCGTCGGCATCAAGCAGGACTCCGAGCTCTGCGAGCCGATCAACGAGGCCATCGAGGAGATCCTCTCGGACGGCACCTGGGAGAAGCTCGTCGCGAAGAACCTCGGCGACTCCTACACGCCGAACGCGGAGCTGAACCCGCCGAGCCCGCGCGGGTGCGACAAGAACCTCTGA
- a CDS encoding ArsR/SmtB family transcription factor has translation MPKSKDGVEPDEIDLGAVLSALADPHRRRVIHDLVNDADGSERSCTSFGLDVSKSTRSHHFKVLREAGLVHQVDRGNRSEVTLRRHDLDARFPGLLELIGRESAV, from the coding sequence ATGCCGAAGAGCAAGGATGGCGTGGAGCCTGACGAGATCGACCTCGGTGCGGTGCTGTCCGCGCTGGCCGACCCGCACCGACGCCGTGTGATCCACGACCTCGTCAACGACGCCGACGGCAGCGAGCGCTCCTGCACGAGCTTCGGCCTCGACGTGTCTAAATCCACCCGCAGCCACCACTTCAAAGTGCTCCGCGAAGCGGGCCTCGTGCACCAGGTCGACCGGGGCAACCGCAGCGAGGTCACCCTGCGCAGGCATGACCTCGACGCCCGCTTTCCCGGACTCCTCGAATTGATCGGCCGAGAGTCTGCTGTGTGA
- a CDS encoding alpha/beta fold hydrolase — MGGIQPSDARDIAESHDRMWCADGGDGEVLLMLHPGGTDARALGPLRAELIEDYRIVTPEQRGHGHTPDRDGEWHFADMAADTAALLDGMEVGRAHVFGWSAGAIVGLHLALSRPELVASLVFGGAPFHVEGWRAGVLDGEPPAFMADAYAEVSPDGAAHWPTVTAKSNRMHENEPRLSEDDLGTLAMPVLVVLGDDDEVRFDHAIRMYETLPDGELAIVPRATHGLIVEKADLLARLIRDFHARGDDNGVAPIRRRP, encoded by the coding sequence ATGGGGGGAATTCAGCCATCCGACGCGCGAGACATCGCGGAGAGCCACGACCGCATGTGGTGCGCCGACGGCGGTGACGGCGAGGTGCTCCTGATGCTGCATCCGGGCGGCACCGATGCGCGGGCGCTCGGCCCCTTGCGTGCTGAACTCATCGAGGACTACCGCATCGTCACCCCCGAGCAGCGCGGTCACGGCCACACCCCCGACCGTGACGGCGAGTGGCACTTCGCCGACATGGCTGCCGACACCGCGGCGCTCCTCGACGGGATGGAGGTCGGCCGAGCCCACGTCTTCGGGTGGAGCGCCGGTGCGATCGTCGGGCTTCATCTCGCGCTGTCGCGGCCCGAGCTGGTCGCCAGTCTGGTCTTCGGCGGCGCCCCCTTCCACGTCGAAGGGTGGCGGGCCGGGGTGCTGGACGGAGAACCACCGGCGTTCATGGCCGACGCATACGCCGAGGTGTCGCCGGACGGGGCAGCGCACTGGCCGACCGTCACGGCCAAGTCGAACCGGATGCACGAGAACGAACCCAGGCTGTCCGAAGACGATCTCGGCACGCTGGCGATGCCGGTCCTCGTGGTCCTGGGCGACGATGACGAGGTGCGATTCGACCACGCGATCCGCATGTACGAGACGCTGCCCGACGGCGAACTGGCGATCGTACCGCGTGCCACCCACGGCCTCATCGTGGAGAAGGCGGACCTCCTGGCCCGCCTCATCCGCGACTTCCACGCCCGAGGCGACGACAACGGCGTCGCCCCGATCCGCCGCCGCCCCTGA
- a CDS encoding ABC transporter ATP-binding protein, whose product MNAVEVTSLRKTFGELVAVDRVGFTVEPGEVFGILGPNGAGKSTTVECLTGAITPDAGMVRVLGVDPAADRATVREKVGYQLQSAVLPAALRVEEAMRLYASFYANPQPIGELLEAVGLREHRRRPFGKLSGGQQQRLSIALALIGSPEVVVLDELTTGLDPQARREVWALVERVKARGVTVILVSHSLDEVERLCDRLTIIAAGRTKFIGTPAELRGDARTLEDAYVTYLDAHDRSDRA is encoded by the coding sequence ATGAACGCCGTCGAGGTCACCTCGCTGCGGAAGACGTTCGGCGAGCTCGTCGCCGTCGATCGCGTCGGGTTCACGGTCGAGCCGGGCGAAGTGTTCGGCATCCTCGGCCCGAACGGGGCCGGCAAGAGCACCACCGTCGAATGCCTGACCGGGGCCATCACCCCGGATGCCGGCATGGTGCGCGTGCTCGGCGTCGACCCTGCCGCCGACCGCGCCACGGTGCGCGAGAAGGTCGGCTACCAGCTGCAGTCCGCCGTGCTGCCGGCGGCACTGCGGGTCGAGGAGGCCATGAGACTGTACGCATCCTTCTACGCGAACCCGCAGCCGATCGGGGAGTTGCTCGAAGCCGTCGGCCTCCGCGAGCACCGCAGGCGGCCCTTCGGCAAACTCTCCGGCGGGCAGCAGCAGCGCCTGTCGATCGCCCTCGCCCTCATCGGTTCGCCCGAGGTGGTGGTGCTCGACGAGCTGACCACGGGGCTCGACCCGCAGGCGCGCCGTGAGGTGTGGGCGCTCGTCGAGCGCGTCAAGGCCCGCGGCGTCACCGTCATCCTCGTCTCGCATTCGCTCGACGAGGTCGAGCGACTCTGCGACCGGCTCACGATCATCGCGGCGGGCCGGACGAAGTTCATCGGCACTCCCGCCGAACTGCGCGGCGACGCGCGCACCCTCGAAGACGCCTACGTCACCTATCTCGATGCACACGACCGGAGCGATCGCGCATGA
- a CDS encoding NUDIX hydrolase, which translates to MDIRIAAYGVIIDDGRMLLSHWNANGRSGWTLPGGGLEGDEHPVDAAVREIREETGYDAAIDRLLGIDRSIIPLAHRIAGDDDLYALRIVYRAHVTGGRLQHEIDGSSDEARWVRLDEIDRLRRVSLVDVALRLERDEPADGVPAEV; encoded by the coding sequence ATGGATATCCGCATCGCCGCGTACGGCGTCATCATCGACGACGGGCGGATGCTGCTCTCGCACTGGAACGCGAACGGCCGCAGCGGCTGGACCCTGCCCGGCGGCGGCCTCGAGGGCGACGAGCACCCCGTCGACGCCGCGGTCCGCGAGATCCGCGAGGAGACGGGCTACGACGCCGCGATCGACCGCCTGCTCGGCATCGACCGGTCGATCATCCCCCTCGCACACCGCATCGCCGGCGACGACGACCTCTATGCGCTGCGGATCGTGTACCGCGCGCACGTCACCGGCGGCCGCCTGCAGCACGAGATCGACGGTTCGAGCGACGAGGCGCGGTGGGTGCGGCTCGACGAGATCGACCGGCTGCGGCGCGTCTCGCTCGTCGACGTCGCACTGCGCCTCGAACGCGACGAACCCGCCGACGGGGTGCCGGCCGAGGTCTGA
- a CDS encoding NADPH-dependent FMN reductase, whose protein sequence is MSTKTTRVMVLTCSTRPGATGPAVADWLLTALGPAAAELGVEFAPVSLGELDLPFLDEEEHPSSGVYRQPHTLAWSRLVDAADAFIVVTPEYNYGMPATLKNALDYLSAEWAWKPMGFVSYGNTSAGTRSVQHAKQVITTLRLVPLGETIAIRLGEMVEDGRVLGTPRLEASATRLLDELVRLAHALAPMREAARPAAQAGPIRGSHTRPIGPDDAGQVMVLQRCCWVDEARANATLELEPLHESLADVERWLAEWTTTGLWLDGRLIGMFRTRLDGRTGHIGRLAVVPDLRGRGIGRRLLRRAIAELEPDCDRLELSTGSGSEGNLALYASEGFEREAEEDGVVRLGRIVRSDAGSLAS, encoded by the coding sequence ATGTCAACGAAAACGACTCGAGTCATGGTCCTCACCTGCAGCACGCGCCCCGGGGCGACCGGCCCCGCCGTCGCGGACTGGCTCCTCACCGCACTCGGCCCGGCCGCCGCGGAACTCGGCGTCGAATTCGCGCCCGTCTCGCTCGGCGAACTGGACCTCCCCTTCCTCGACGAGGAGGAGCATCCGTCGTCCGGCGTCTACCGGCAGCCGCACACCCTGGCCTGGAGCAGACTCGTCGACGCAGCCGACGCCTTCATCGTCGTGACCCCGGAGTACAACTACGGCATGCCGGCCACTCTCAAGAACGCCCTCGACTACCTGAGCGCCGAATGGGCCTGGAAGCCGATGGGCTTCGTCAGCTACGGCAACACCTCGGCGGGCACTCGCTCGGTCCAGCACGCGAAGCAGGTGATCACCACGCTCCGTCTCGTCCCGCTCGGCGAGACGATCGCGATCCGCCTCGGCGAGATGGTCGAAGACGGCCGCGTCCTCGGGACCCCCCGCCTCGAGGCATCCGCGACCCGCCTGCTCGACGAACTCGTCCGCCTCGCCCACGCCCTCGCGCCCATGCGGGAGGCGGCCCGGCCCGCCGCCCAGGCCGGGCCGATCCGCGGAAGCCATACGCGACCCATCGGCCCGGACGACGCCGGGCAGGTCATGGTGCTGCAGCGCTGCTGCTGGGTCGACGAGGCACGCGCGAACGCCACCCTCGAGCTGGAGCCGCTGCACGAGAGCCTGGCGGATGTCGAACGCTGGCTGGCCGAATGGACGACGACGGGCCTCTGGCTCGACGGCCGGCTGATCGGGATGTTCCGCACCCGCCTCGACGGACGTACGGGGCACATCGGCCGGCTCGCCGTCGTGCCCGACCTCCGCGGCCGGGGAATCGGCCGCCGGCTCCTCCGCCGGGCGATCGCCGAACTCGAGCCCGACTGCGACCGCCTCGAGCTCAGCACCGGCTCGGGCAGCGAGGGCAACCTCGCCCTCTACGCGAGCGAGGGCTTCGAGCGGGAGGCGGAGGAGGACGGCGTGGTCCGCCTGGGCAGGATCGTTCGCTCGGATGCCGGGAGCCTCGCCTCCTGA
- a CDS encoding MFS transporter produces MPRPRLMLAVILFAQFVIPLSISGTAVALPEIASTLGASPTPLQWVVNGFNVAFAVCTIVWGVCSDRIGYTRSFQIGIVIAALGGVLSTFATNIALLDTGRVIAGIGSAAVLTGAAPILSHLFHGADRAKAFALFGTINGLGLAAGPALSGLLMSAWGWRGIFAAHTIVLLLALVGSMRLPLLGRANTSLRQILDFSALKAPKFLTMTLVPMAGAIGFVTFLTYLPSALGAIHSLAAGATGALMLIMTIPVLIAPVLVHRVLERTRITPTGIVAASFACLILGGVGVLMLLRPDLPVALGVAPMILLGLGFGLPLGIVDAEALAAVPAERAGAASGVINLFRIGSEAVFVALFAVILATVVTTALPGRSGQLVASGEHGHPWIYHDGLLAAGITMIGIVIVLGIVFFALTRAVSRTPALGEQLGEQ; encoded by the coding sequence GTGCCACGACCTCGACTAATGCTCGCCGTCATCCTGTTCGCCCAGTTCGTCATCCCGCTCTCGATCTCAGGCACCGCCGTCGCGCTGCCCGAAATCGCGTCCACGCTCGGGGCGAGTCCGACGCCGCTGCAGTGGGTCGTCAACGGGTTCAACGTCGCCTTCGCGGTCTGCACGATCGTCTGGGGCGTGTGCTCCGATCGCATCGGGTACACCCGCTCGTTCCAGATCGGCATCGTCATCGCTGCGCTCGGCGGCGTCCTCAGCACCTTCGCCACGAACATCGCCCTCCTCGACACGGGCCGTGTCATCGCGGGTATCGGCTCGGCGGCCGTGCTCACCGGCGCGGCACCCATCCTGAGCCATCTGTTTCATGGCGCTGACCGCGCGAAGGCGTTCGCACTGTTCGGCACGATCAACGGCCTCGGTCTCGCCGCAGGCCCCGCGCTCTCCGGCCTGCTGATGTCGGCGTGGGGGTGGCGCGGCATCTTCGCCGCGCACACGATCGTCCTGCTCCTGGCCCTTGTCGGATCGATGCGGCTTCCGCTGCTCGGGCGCGCGAACACGTCGCTGCGCCAGATCCTCGATTTCTCCGCGTTGAAGGCTCCGAAGTTCCTCACGATGACGCTCGTGCCGATGGCGGGAGCGATCGGGTTCGTCACGTTCCTGACCTACCTGCCCAGCGCGCTCGGCGCGATCCACAGCCTCGCTGCCGGAGCCACCGGAGCGCTCATGCTCATCATGACGATCCCGGTGCTCATCGCACCCGTTCTCGTGCACCGGGTCCTGGAACGCACCCGCATCACACCGACCGGGATCGTCGCGGCATCCTTCGCATGCCTCATCCTCGGCGGCGTCGGGGTGCTCATGCTGCTACGGCCGGACCTGCCGGTCGCGCTCGGTGTTGCTCCGATGATCCTGCTCGGACTGGGCTTCGGCCTCCCGCTCGGCATCGTCGACGCCGAAGCCCTCGCCGCCGTGCCCGCTGAACGAGCCGGAGCCGCCTCCGGCGTCATCAACCTGTTCCGCATCGGCTCCGAAGCCGTCTTCGTCGCCCTCTTCGCCGTGATCCTCGCCACAGTCGTCACAACCGCGCTCCCAGGCCGGAGCGGACAGCTCGTCGCGTCGGGCGAGCACGGTCACCCCTGGATCTACCACGACGGACTGCTCGCCGCAGGGATCACCATGATCGGGATCGTCATCGTGCTGGGCATCGTATTCTTCGCACTCACCCGCGCTGTCAGCCGCACGCCTGCGTTGGGAGAGCAGCTTGGGGAGCAGTAG